The Rickettsiales bacterium genomic sequence ATGGATTTGGGCGCAGGGATTGAGAAAAACGTCCGCTACCTGGCCGCATTGGCCGATCGTGTCGTGGTCGTTTTAACGGACGAACCAACCTCACTCACTGATGCCTATGCTTTCATCAAGCTTTGCCTTCAACAAGATAATACGGCACAGATTCAAGTCGTCATCAACCAAGCATCGACCCGCAAAGAAGGCGAAAAGATCTACGGCGCTATCTTAAACGCCTGCCAGAATTTCCTCAATTATAAGCCTGAGCTACTTGGTATTATCCGCAAAGATAATAAAGTGCGCGATGCGATCCGTAGCCAAAGCCCGATGTTGAAGAAATCTCCGCAATCGACGGCCGCAACCGATGTCGCTGCCATCTCCGTCAAACTCATGCAAAATAAAATGCAGAACGCTTGAGGAGTCCATGCCTACCATCATCCCACCCACGGTAAGTAACAATTCGGCGCTGCTAAAAGGGGTGAGCGCTAACCCGGGGGCGGGCAGTGCAACACAGGTTCCGCCGGGCATTATCGCCCTTCCTGCTGGTACGGTGCTTCGGGGAAATATTGCGCAAATTGATGGCCGTGGGAATGCCGTTCTCTCAACCGCCAAGGGCGATGTGTCGTTGCAAACCGAACTTCCCATTAAACTCGGAAGTGAAGTGTCGCTTCGCCTCACCACCGCAACCCAAGGCATCAAAGCGAAGATCCTTTCGATTAACGGAGCCACCCCGCAAGAATTCTCCAGTAAGTCGGCACAGC encodes the following:
- a CDS encoding MinD/ParA family protein produces the protein MTTKKNNIIAVASGKGGVGKTWLSITLTHLFARAGRRACLLDGDVGLANIDVQLGVAPTKDLSDIFTKGKHLRDIAYPYEEGGFDIIPGRSGSGDMANLPDSALRNLNDQLQDISNDYDHIIMDLGAGIEKNVRYLAALADRVVVVLTDEPTSLTDAYAFIKLCLQQDNTAQIQVVINQASTRKEGEKIYGAILNACQNFLNYKPELLGIIRKDNKVRDAIRSQSPMLKKSPQSTAATDVAAISVKLMQNKMQNA